Sequence from the Bacteroidales bacterium genome:
ATTGGTCAAGGATAATTTATCTGAAAACTTTTTCTCATATTTTGTGTAAAAAAAAGTGTTTTTAGGAATCCAGCTGGCTCCGTTTGAAGGACCTAATTCGAAATTATCTCTGTACCAAGCTCCATATCCCTCATCACGCTTAAAACTCTGAAAACCGAGTGTAAAATCATAAATTTTTAACTTTCCGTAAAAAAGATAATCCTTTGTTTGATTACTGTACTCAGGCTTTATCCCGTTCAAAACAGAAGAATTATAATACATTGCATTATCTAAATCCATTGCCTTTTGTGCAACAGTATCATTTGTTATTCCTAAAATCTCTTTATAATAATTTATATCATAAGCTCCTAAATCATAATCCCAGTCAGGGTAATTTGATAAATCTTGTTCGTCTGAATTAAAAATTCTTCCTGTTAAAATTAAAGAAACATCTTTTGTTCCCACAGCTATGCTCAAATCAGCAAATCGAGTATTCCAAGTTCCGTATCCGAATTGAGATTTCAGTCCTATTTTTCTGTCTTTTGAAATAATTTGCTCTGCTGTTTTTGTAACAATATTAATTACTCCCAAAAATGCATTAGCTCCGTATATAGTTGCGGCAGGTCCGTATACTATTTCAACTCTTTCAATATTACTTAAAGGATATTGTCTTGAAAGCCAAACACTGTTACTCCAAAGATCGTTTTCCTCAACTCCGTCAATCATTAATACAGTTTTTTCAGTATTCTTTGTACGATACCCTCTTTGATAAATTTGAGAATAATGAGTTCCGTTCCCGCGAGAAATATCAAAACCCGGTAAATCATGAAATAATTGTTCCAAATCAACATATCCTCTGCGTTTAATCTCTTCTTTTGTAATAACAATAACTGTTTGCGGAGTTTCTAACAGTTTTTCAGGCTTTTTTGAAACCGATGAAATTTTCAACTCTAACAATTCTTCAAGAGACATAGAAAACAAATTATTCTTAATTGTATCATTTTGTGAATACAGTTTTCCTAAGCTGATAATAAAAACAAGAATCAAATATATTATTCTCATAATCAAAGAAGTTTTACATTTAAGATTGTAGTTTAAAAAATAATTTGTAACTTCGAAATATTAAAAAACTTGTATTTAAGCATTGAATGTACTAAGATAATAACTATTTTCTTAATATTATAGATTTTGACTAAATTTCTTCGAACATATATATTTTCAACAATACTGTTAATATCTGCCAACAATTTTTCTTATGCACAGGTTTACTCTGATTCTGAAATTAAGTCAGGGTTTATATATCAATTCGGATTAAATATAAGGTGGGAAAACGAAAATAATATAAAAAAATTTAAAATTGCCGTTTACGGAAATGATAACTCAATTTTACCTTATTTGGAACAATTATCACAAACTAAAACCTTAAAAAATAAACCGATAGAGATTCTGCAAATTAATAACATCAGAGCACTTCTTAAATATAAGCCTCATATTATTTATGTTAATGAATCAAAAAATTATGAGTTAAATTCAATTCTTAATCGCATTAAAGGAAAAAATATACTTGTAATAAGTAACAATCTACGTCTGCAGAGGCTTATAATGATAAATTTTGTTTATTCGCAAGATAAAACAATATATTTTGAAATTAATAAAAAAAATATATCTGAACAAAACTTAGAAATTTTACCGAAACTTCTTTTGCTCGGCGGTTCAGAAATTGACATTAAAGAACTTTACAAAGAACAAGAAGTTAAATTAAAAGAAGAAAAAGAAAAAGTTGAAATCTTAAAAAAAGAATTAGAAAGACAAAAAAAATTAATTCATGAGCTTAATAACGAAATTGAAATAAAATTAATTGAGCTCAAAAATCAAAAGAATGAAATATTAGTTCAATATGAAAAAATTAAAAATCAAAAAGAAACATTATCAAAAGTAGAAAATGATATTAATAAACAAAAATTGTTATTGTTGTCAAAAACAAATGAACTAATACGTAAACAGATAAAAATTAACAAGATAGAAGCGGCTATTAAAGAGCAAAATCAAAAAGTAAAAGAAGGAAAAGAAATATTAGAAAACTTAACAACAGAAATAGTTAATAAGCAAAAAGAAATTAATAACCAAGAAGAAGAATTAAACATTAAGTCAATAAAAATTGACAAGCAGCAAAACCTATTAATACTTGCCGGAATAATTGTATTTATCATACTTGTTTTATCAATATTATTATTAAAAAGCAGAAAATCAAAGCAAATAATTAACAGAAAATTAATATACAAAAATATTGAGGTAGTTAATAAAAACAAACAGATTCAAAAGCAAGCCGATGAACTCAGAAAACACAGAAACCAACTTGAACTGCTTGTAGAAGAAAGAACTTTAGATCTCCAAAAAGCCAAAGAAAAAGCAGAAGAGTCAGACAGATTAAAATCAGCATTTTTAGCAAATATGTCTCATGAAATCCGAACACCTATGAATGCAATAATCGGATTCTCAAATTTGCTTAACAGAAAGAAATTTAATAAAAAAAAGAGAGCTGAATTAGTTTCTTACATTATTAAAAGCAGCGATACTCTTTTACATCTTATAAATGATATTATTGATATATCAAAAATAGAAGCCGGGCAAATGACAATTAATAAAGATGACTTTTTTATTGATGAAATATTTGAGGATTTAACTGTATTCTATAAAGAAAAAATTACTCTTTTAAAAGATATCGAATTCAAAATAATTAAGAATAATAAAATAAATTCTAAAATATATACAGATAAACACAGACTTCAACAAGTTTTAATAAATCTTATCAATAATGCCTTAAAATTTACAGAGAAAGGATTTGTTGAAATTGGATATAAGTATTCTTCCGATAAAAATAATATTGTTTTCTATGTAAAAGATTCCGGAATCGGCATAATAGAACAACATCAGAATAAAATATTTAACAGGTTTACAAAACTTGAAAAAGAAAGTGAAAAATTATATCGAGGTGCCGGACTTGGATTATCAATCAGTAAAAATATTGTTAAATTATTGGGCGGAGAAATATGGCTTAAGTCAGAATCAAATAAAGGCTCAACATTTTATTTCAGTATTCCTTTAAATTCCTGAAAATTTCAGCAAAATTAGAATACAGCAACCATCCCAACATTGTAAATTTTTAACTAATTTAAATTGTTAAAAAAAAGTTAGTAAACTTATCAAGTCCGGTTGCACTTTACAAACTTAAGTCATACTTTTGCACTTTCTTTATTCATAGTTTTAAAATAACTTATGCAAAAAAAGAGCGGGCTTGATATTGAGCTCGGAAACAAAGCCTCAAAAATCGCCTACGAATATGCGATTGAGACTTTCCAAAACAGAAACGGAAAGAGAGGAGCCGTCGCCTCTAAATCAAAAGGCGGATTTTCAAACCTTTTAATTTTCGGAAAAGAACGTATCGGCATCGGGTCCGACGGCATAGGCACAAAAGCCGAACTTGCCGAACGCACCGGCATTTATGATACTCTCGGTTACGACCTCGTAGCAATGGTTGCCGACGACCTCGCCGCAATGGGCTTTGAACCGACAAATCTTTCTAATGTTATAGATGTTGATTATATAGACGCTGAAATTATTGACGAATTAATGAAAGGTTTGCGAGATGCCTGTAACTTTGCCGGAATAACGATTACCGGCGGAGAAATTGCCGAACTCGGCAACAGAATCGGCGGTTACGGAGAAAAAATGCACTTCAATTGGAGTTCTACGGCGATAGGTATTTTGCCCGAGAATTTAGAAGAAGCAATAGACGGCAGCAACATAAAACCCGGACAAAAAATATTTGCTTTAAAAAGCAGAGGGTTCAGAAGTAACGGTTTTTCTTCAATACGCAGAATTTTATCCGAAAATTTCGGAAACGAATGGCATAATGAAGCCTATGATGATAAAAATACTTGGGGAGAAAAAATGCTGACACCTTCATTAATTTATTCACCTTTAATTAATGAGATTATTAAATCCGGAACAGAATTAACAGGAGTTGTGCATATAACAGGCGGCGGAGTTTTTGATAATTTACGAAGAGCATTAAAATTAAACAATGTAGGTGCAAAATTGAATAACTTATTCGAGCCTTTGCCTGAAATGATTGAAATTCAGCAAATCGGAAAAGTAAGCAATGAAGATGCCTGCTTGTGGTGGAATATGGGCAACGGAATGCTGTTAGCGGCAGACGAAAAAGAAGCCGATAATATTTTACAAAAAGCAAAACAAATGAATTACGAATGTCGAATTGCCGGCACAGTTACCGCCGGCAGCAATATACAAGTCGAATTTCCGACTTGTAAAATGAGAAAAGAATATTAAAAAGTTTGTCCCACACGGCAGACTTTTTTTATGAAATAATTATTAAAAAAAGAACCATTAAGGCATTAAGAAAAACTTAACTATCCTTAACTTCTTAATGGTAAAAAATAAAACAATGAACAGCATTCAAACACACATAAAACCGGAATACAAAGACACAAAAGGCATCAGCATACAAAATAAATGTAAAAAACAACTTCAAATTGAAACCGGAGAAATAAAAACCTCAAAATTATACACCGTCGATTACGAAATTACCGATGATAATCTTATAAAATTTGCCGAAAATTGTCTGAAAAATAAAATTGCCGATGAAGTTCTTATTAATAAGGTGTATGATAACGAAAAATATAACAGTTTAATCGCTGTTGCACAACTTCCCGGTGTAACCGACGATATAGGAGTTTCGGCACAAACGGCACTGGCGGATTTTCTGAACCGCAAAATTGACATAAATGTTCAGCATATTTTCACGCAAGATATTTTTTATATTGAAAATAAACTTTCCGAAAATGAATTGATGCTTATTGCAAAATCATTTCTCGGGAACCCGCTTATAAATCATATTCAGGTATTTACAAAAGAAAATAACAGCTTTAATTTTACACCTTATGTTCCCAAAGTTGAAATGCAAATTGACGAAACAGTTGAAGAAATTGATTTGGATATTTCAGATGAAGAACTTATAGAACTCTCGGAAGATAAAATTTTGGCTTTAAGTCTTGAAGAAATGAAAACAATTCGCAATTATTTTAAAGACGAAGAAGTTATTGCCGAAAGAAAAAAAACAGGTCTTTCCGAAAAAATGACAGATATTGAACTCGAAGTTTTTGCACAAACCTGGTCGGAACATTGTAAACATAAAGAATTTAATGCCGAAATTACTTATGAAGATAAAACAACCGGCGAAAAGAAGATAATAAATTCACTTTTCAAAACTTACATAAAAGGTTCAACAGATATTATTCAAGAACACTTGAAAAGTAATGATAATCACTGGCTTATAAAAGTTTTTGACGATAATGCAGGAACTGTTCGTGCCACAAAAGACAAACTTTTTGTTTGGAAAGTCGAAACACATAACTCTCCCTCGGCACTCGACCCTTACGGCGGTGCAATTACTGGTATCCTCGGTGTAAACCGCGATATTATGGGAACAGGCATAGGCGGTGCCGAACTTTTATTCAATACAAATGTTCTTTGCTTCGGACCTCCGAATTACGATAAAAAATTATTAAAAGGACAACTTCATCCTCGCAGAATTATGGAAGGCGTGGTTGACGGTATTGAAGACGGCGGCAATAAATCCGGAATTCCCACTGTAAACGGCTCCGTTGTTTTTGATGATCGATTTGCAGGCAAACCTTTGGTCTTTTGCGGAACAGGCGGAATAATGCCCGATAATTATCTCGGCAGAAATTCTTGGGAAAAGCCTATTGATGTAGATGACCGAATTATTATGGCAGGAGGCAGAGTAGGTAAAGACGGTATTCACGGAGCAACTTTTTCGTCAACTGAGATAAATGAGAAGTCGCCGCAATCCGCCGTGCAAATAGGCAGTCCTATTACGCAAAAAAAACTGTCTGATTTTATGATAGTTGCAGCCCGAAAAGGTCTCATAAAAAGCAGCACCGATAACGGAGCAGGCGGTTTGTCGTCATCGGTAGGCGAACTTGCAGAGATTACAAACGGAGCAGTTGTAAATCTTGAAAAAGTACCTTTAAAATATTCCGGTTTAAAATCTTGGGAAATTTTTGTTTCCGAGTCACAGGAGCGAATGACAATTGTTGTCGAACCGGATAAAAAAGACGAATTTTTCAAACTTGCCGAAAATATGGAAGTTGAAGTTACCGATATAGGATACTTCACAAATTCAGGTTTTCTTGATATTCGTTTTAACGGAAAAATTATTCATTACATAGATTTGAATTTTTTACACAACGGTGTTCCGCAAAAGAAAATGGTTGCAGAATGGCAAGCCCCTAAACTGCAAGAGCCTGAAAATATTAAAATTGAAGATTACGAAAATGTACTTTTAAGACTTCTGTCAAGTTTAAATATAAGTTCTCGCGAAAATATTATTCGCAAATACGACCACGAAGTTAAAGGAAAATCAATTATAAAACCCTTAATGGGCGAAAAAGGAACAAGCCCGCAAGATGCAGGCGTTATGCGTTTGGAACACGACAGTTTTGAAGGCATAGCCGTTTCAAACGGAATTATGCCGAAATTCGGCGATATTGATGCTTACGAAATGTCGGCGGGTTCTTTCGATGAAGCTGTTCGTCAGATAATTGCCGTAGGCGGAACTTTGCCTAATACCAAGAAAAACGATGATGTTTTTTGGACGGTAAATGATAATTTCAGCGTTCCGGATAGTTTATATCATCCCGAAAAAAATCCTGACGGAAAAGAGAAGTTAGCTAAACTTGTTCAAATGTGTGAAGCTCTTTACAATATGTCAACTTTCTATGATATTCCGATGACTTCCGGTAAAGACAGTATGAAAAACGATTTTAAAGCCGAAGGCGTAAAAATTTCAGTGCCTCCTACAATAGTTTATTCTATGGTTTCCAAGATTAAAGATGTAAGAAAAACTGTAACTTCCGATTTTAAAGCCGAAGGCGATTTAATTTATCAAGTAGGAAAAACTTACAATGAACTCGGAGCATCGGAATTCTACAAACTTTACGGAGAACTCGGAGCAAATGTTCCGAAAGTAAGAAAAGAAGAGGCGAAAGACACATATTTAAAAATGATGCAGGCAAATGAACAAGATTTAATTTCATCAGCACACGATATTTCGGATGGCGGAATGCTTACAGCTTTGGCGGAATGTCTTATCGGAACCGATTTCGGAGCAAAAATCACAATAGATAATTTAGGCGAGTTAGGTGCAAATGCAAAACTTTTTGCTGAAAGTCATTCCAGATTTATAGTAAGCATAAAACCCGAAAACAAAGAACAATTTGAAAATATTTTTAAAGAAAAAGCACATTATCTCGGAAAAGTTGCAAATAAAAAAGTTATGGAAGTATTTGACAATAAAACAATTATAATAGAAAGTGATTTGGCAGAAATGGAAAATGCTTGGAATGTTGAATTATGAATTTATAAACCATTAAGGCATTAAGTAATATTAAAAAAACTTAACTAATCTTAACTTCTTACCGGTTAAAAAATAAAAAAATGACGAAAAAAGAAGTAACACAATTATCATACGATATTGTAGGCTGTGCAATTGAAGTCCATAAAGAATTAGGACCCGGACTTTTAGAAAGTGTATACGAAAAATGTTTACGCAGGGAACTTGAATTAAAAGG
This genomic interval carries:
- a CDS encoding AIR synthase-related protein yields the protein MNSIQTHIKPEYKDTKGISIQNKCKKQLQIETGEIKTSKLYTVDYEITDDNLIKFAENCLKNKIADEVLINKVYDNEKYNSLIAVAQLPGVTDDIGVSAQTALADFLNRKIDINVQHIFTQDIFYIENKLSENELMLIAKSFLGNPLINHIQVFTKENNSFNFTPYVPKVEMQIDETVEEIDLDISDEELIELSEDKILALSLEEMKTIRNYFKDEEVIAERKKTGLSEKMTDIELEVFAQTWSEHCKHKEFNAEITYEDKTTGEKKIINSLFKTYIKGSTDIIQEHLKSNDNHWLIKVFDDNAGTVRATKDKLFVWKVETHNSPSALDPYGGAITGILGVNRDIMGTGIGGAELLFNTNVLCFGPPNYDKKLLKGQLHPRRIMEGVVDGIEDGGNKSGIPTVNGSVVFDDRFAGKPLVFCGTGGIMPDNYLGRNSWEKPIDVDDRIIMAGGRVGKDGIHGATFSSTEINEKSPQSAVQIGSPITQKKLSDFMIVAARKGLIKSSTDNGAGGLSSSVGELAEITNGAVVNLEKVPLKYSGLKSWEIFVSESQERMTIVVEPDKKDEFFKLAENMEVEVTDIGYFTNSGFLDIRFNGKIIHYIDLNFLHNGVPQKKMVAEWQAPKLQEPENIKIEDYENVLLRLLSSLNISSRENIIRKYDHEVKGKSIIKPLMGEKGTSPQDAGVMRLEHDSFEGIAVSNGIMPKFGDIDAYEMSAGSFDEAVRQIIAVGGTLPNTKKNDDVFWTVNDNFSVPDSLYHPEKNPDGKEKLAKLVQMCEALYNMSTFYDIPMTSGKDSMKNDFKAEGVKISVPPTIVYSMVSKIKDVRKTVTSDFKAEGDLIYQVGKTYNELGASEFYKLYGELGANVPKVRKEEAKDTYLKMMQANEQDLISSAHDISDGGMLTALAECLIGTDFGAKITIDNLGELGANAKLFAESHSRFIVSIKPENKEQFENIFKEKAHYLGKVANKKVMEVFDNKTIIIESDLAEMENAWNVEL
- a CDS encoding YfiR/HmsC family protein, which produces MTKFLRTYIFSTILLISANNFSYAQVYSDSEIKSGFIYQFGLNIRWENENNIKKFKIAVYGNDNSILPYLEQLSQTKTLKNKPIEILQINNIRALLKYKPHIIYVNESKNYELNSILNRIKGKNILVISNNLRLQRLIMINFVYSQDKTIYFEINKKNISEQNLEILPKLLLLGGSEIDIKELYKEQEVKLKEEKEKVEILKKELERQKKLIHELNNEIEIKLIELKNQKNEILVQYEKIKNQKETLSKVENDINKQKLLLLSKTNELIRKQIKINKIEAAIKEQNQKVKEGKEILENLTTEIVNKQKEINNQEEELNIKSIKIDKQQNLLILAGIIVFIILVLSILLLKSRKSKQIINRKLIYKNIEVVNKNKQIQKQADELRKHRNQLELLVEERTLDLQKAKEKAEESDRLKSAFLANMSHEIRTPMNAIIGFSNLLNRKKFNKKKRAELVSYIIKSSDTLLHLINDIIDISKIEAGQMTINKDDFFIDEIFEDLTVFYKEKITLLKDIEFKIIKNNKINSKIYTDKHRLQQVLINLINNALKFTEKGFVEIGYKYSSDKNNIVFYVKDSGIGIIEQHQNKIFNRFTKLEKESEKLYRGAGLGLSISKNIVKLLGGEIWLKSESNKGSTFYFSIPLNS
- a CDS encoding AIR synthase-related protein, with protein sequence MQKKSGLDIELGNKASKIAYEYAIETFQNRNGKRGAVASKSKGGFSNLLIFGKERIGIGSDGIGTKAELAERTGIYDTLGYDLVAMVADDLAAMGFEPTNLSNVIDVDYIDAEIIDELMKGLRDACNFAGITITGGEIAELGNRIGGYGEKMHFNWSSTAIGILPENLEEAIDGSNIKPGQKIFALKSRGFRSNGFSSIRRILSENFGNEWHNEAYDDKNTWGEKMLTPSLIYSPLINEIIKSGTELTGVVHITGGGVFDNLRRALKLNNVGAKLNNLFEPLPEMIEIQQIGKVSNEDACLWWNMGNGMLLAADEKEADNILQKAKQMNYECRIAGTVTAGSNIQVEFPTCKMRKEY